Proteins encoded in a region of the Fuerstiella sp. genome:
- a CDS encoding choice-of-anchor B family protein, translated as MARHFRDSRTRFERLKCNLFSGRSKSRQERSSILGEQTATSFGALFSDTGGFLRRHFPAVYRQFQRPRTQQQRSVPNHINAIESLEQRVLLSAACGDDLHVQTRADVPLGMFTPEEIAFFESVIPDSALCTKFPVPASNSAVVAQDGSHATDPLTFVVDFKESGQGNTTDIFGNVVTTFDVTAYGFAAEDFNTVANSIMAEVDEDYFTELAGTVAGPAGQDLAVDFVIGDIGTAPVGITEYYYVQVGTGTSGPHSGGTLGVAGGSVVRNTGGTGPNNGIQIGDVVSSVFTDAIVTLGGLTPSNALTSGNLGFTTNAISGTLSHEIGHTVSLSHIDKAGSVQPTGGASPIMGTGAIDLPNNDRIGDREFSLSGTDSQNAGAAVFHIPQLVGSVGLHSTGAVNTAEIRGQKWNDLDGDGVRDANEPPLNGWTIQLFNSGGALVATQVTADVDLDSSGTIDAQTESGIYVFTELAAGSYSVNEVQQPGWTQTAPISTDVFVQDFETGLGANETVAGSFSINASNAPLNNGTQMMGHSANYGATDYSFYEISLDLTGQNDVRLQFDYVAHIENTFDGFNVQASSGAINPPGDLLSPLAGMTYDTLSANFGLVPQIGTSGYDSNEALDTGQAVFDLSAFDGQTVNVRLQFGSDSSVSNPGINLDDIRVFENVASGTHAVTLTAGQQATGLDFGNQQQGQNNGEIRGQKWNDLDNDGVRDAAEPGLNGWVIQLFDNGGTLLATQTTVDVDLDSSGTIDPVTESGLYAFTGLAAGSYTVDEVQQTGWTQTSPIPAPLTSYASGSATLDLHTAVQDNVGARTTYRGLRYQPTATTPEAAAREFLANHSAQLNVQAAPDSLQLVEVKHGLAGTYTRFQQIHQGLPVYGAHVTVNQGSDGTVQTVHTSYASGKLPVRANTALTAVAAEDVAADTAGVTETYLSTTSEPVWFRHQDGSIRQAWRTMTYSAAPLADFLTLVDAQTGEVLLREDRMAHVDGTGHVYEANPWQSQGNGTNLVDNNDANNPTLEAQRVTVTLQGLNPVTGPGTGLLVGEFVDLATLNSPFLPDIDANEMSRVYNYTRDDDRFEQVVIYHAVDSVQRYFHSLGFDDDTGVANGIRDFPTLANAHWDTNDNSFYSTGNDAIHFGDGGVDDGEDTDIVLHEYGHAVQHDQNANWGGGEMGAMGEGFSDYLAASFYASVGDPVFQNSHAAAVGEWDATSYSSDNPPNLRRVDGTKIYPTDLVGQVHADGEIWSRALWDIRAAIGATTADKVILESHFGLPANSTMPDGAQAVLQADVNINSGANAAAIRSAFVDRGILSASAVPGTVTLNAESYTVGSSVTATVTDSDVTDPTLNVDISSSGFDSEFITLTQQSAGVYSGSINTSSTGTAGDGTLNLAVGDIITVTYQDADSGGGTPAAVTDTATIVAVSANHTVVLTAGQVVTGRDFGNHQANQNTGEIRGQKWNDLDADGVRDPGEPGLNGWVIQLFDNGGTLLTTQVTADSDLDNNGTIDPETERGLYTFSGLAGGTYTVSEVQQPGWTQTSPSGGGSSDPNGFNVTKLSQFDLSAFSGGNTSGNDITGYVSPSGREYAIIGLSHGTGYVEVTNPASPSIVAFVPGPDEGLPATTHHETAESHVHLNKGASTWRDIKTFAQHAYITNETSGGLQIVDLTQIDTGIVTSVGTLTDSGLQTAHNIAINPDSGFAYLLGANIAAGGLVVVDVATNPAAPTIVGTWSERYLHDAEIVSYTTGPSAGREIVYGFAETEGLKVIDVTNKAAMVTLATVPYPNVTYSHYGTLSTDQQHLFINDELDEQNNTNVSTTTTYVFDISTPATPAFLSSFTNGNTAIDHNLETRGNFLFEANYTSGLRVFDVSDVNNVQETGYYDTFPASDATEFNGAWGVYTDLPSGVVLVSDFNSGLFVLDVTQATTGTPLASSTVVHEFGSETGHTHGDGTVHSHTEGGTPHEHSHETEHEHADGTTHSHPEETTSHEHSHETEHEHTDGTTHSHPEETTSHEHSHETAKQAAADPHGHDHDHYLAAPYYVPPRQALINPDEWLSDTTAGAPLETAMTYLQSQAGQLGLTASELNQYVVTDQYRTESLGVTHIYLRQLHGGLPVIGADININVSDSGQVLNAYSAFIGGLGTADTPSPALSAEQALQAMAGELGLSTDVIPIMLDSASDTARSSTLLANEIARSPVSAELAYVPNSAGGVRLAWKLNLETVTGDHWFDGSVTADTGEMAGLTDWVKHATYNVYAVPKESPSDGGRSLEVDPADTTASPFGWHDTDGISGAEFTITRGNNVTAYADRDDDNVPDSGSQPDGTSSLAFNFPVDLGLAPSTYQDAAVTNLFYWNNILHDVHYAYGFNEAAGNFQTNNYGNGGTGGDAVQAEAQDGADVGNANNANFATPPDGSAPRMQMYTWTAPTPDRDGDFDNGIIIHEYGHGVSNRLTGGPSNAGALNAQQSSGMGEGWSDWHGLMLTQIATDTANDGRGIGTYALNQPTTGTGIRTQRYSYDTTVNTHTYGSISSGLSVPHGVGEVWATTLWDLNWALIGGSSLDLNLPNVGLGFDPDFINGTGGNNLAMQLVMDGMKLQPSNPTFLDARDAILAADQAANGGANQDTIWRVFARRGMGFSANDGGSANTLAVTEAFDLPATSTGTIELNATSYEVGTSVGITVRDIDLSVSASNTITLISSGGDTETVTLTSAGMGVFTATVGTSASGSTEDGTLNVLAGNTITATYNDADNGSGTAAVVTDTASVVSFVNVFVQDFESGLGGNESISGTFVINNTNTTLNNGTQMMGHPGPAYGNNEYSFYELTVNLAGFTGNQLEFDYAGHIEASWDGFNVQASTATISPPGNLISPVSGLPYGTLNSGAVAQLGTTAYDSGGSVNTGTAVFDLSAFDGQTVNLRLQFGSDGTVTQPGINIDNLRIRATGTDGTPPSNQPPTLDAITAVTIQDNAGLQTVLFTGVTAGTGETQPLAVSVISSNTTVVPTPTVNYTTPDTSGTLTFSPVSGQTGTSNITVTVTDGGPDGDLATTADNATVSQSFVVTVIPSGGGTPGTQSVTLITGQIISGIDFGNHNDAPTANAGPDQNVNEGDVVTLDGSASTDPESQPLTFAWTQTAGTAVTLSDAAAAQPTFTVPDLLNGETLTFQLAVSDGVNNSVADDVAITVSADNDAPTANAGPNQNVNEGDVVTLDGSASTDPESQPLTFAWIQTAGTTVTLSDAAAAQPTFTVPELLNGETLTFQLTVSDGVNNSVADDVAITVNVIPPHSGAQIVDNSDPDFSIESGSWTERNGSGGAADTYRFSAPGGGNGVVSWTFNNLELGTLYRVSTTWTPHPNRATNAPYTILDGANVLSTVPVDQQQTPSGSPDLTDLGVSWQNLAGPFLTNSGTLTVQLTNAGDGYVIADAVRIERTSNPSVGPEINVLDDLLSITDGSGNVSFGTTTTGSPVNKTFTVRNVGTSDLTLQPVTVPAGFTVIGNIAPNTVVAAGAQTTFTVQLDATTNGNFNGLLSIANDDGDENPFDFNINGTVITSVPVSIVDNSDPDFSIESGSWTERNGSGGAA; from the coding sequence ATGGCACGGCACTTCAGGGACTCGCGCACACGTTTCGAACGACTCAAGTGCAATCTTTTCTCAGGTCGCAGCAAATCACGGCAAGAACGTTCATCCATACTCGGTGAACAGACTGCAACGTCCTTCGGTGCCTTATTCAGTGACACAGGTGGTTTTCTGCGTCGTCATTTCCCTGCAGTCTACCGACAATTTCAGCGACCACGGACTCAACAGCAACGGTCCGTCCCAAACCACATTAACGCGATCGAATCACTGGAACAGCGTGTCCTGCTGTCTGCCGCATGCGGGGATGACCTGCATGTCCAAACGAGAGCCGACGTTCCTCTGGGCATGTTCACTCCGGAAGAGATCGCGTTCTTCGAGAGCGTGATCCCTGACAGCGCGCTTTGCACTAAGTTTCCCGTGCCCGCCTCAAACTCAGCTGTCGTTGCCCAGGACGGAAGCCATGCGACCGACCCCCTGACGTTTGTGGTCGATTTCAAAGAATCAGGACAGGGCAACACGACCGACATTTTTGGCAATGTGGTGACCACATTCGACGTGACGGCCTATGGATTTGCCGCCGAGGATTTTAACACTGTCGCCAACTCGATCATGGCAGAAGTCGATGAAGACTACTTCACAGAACTGGCAGGAACGGTGGCCGGCCCCGCCGGACAGGATCTTGCCGTTGACTTCGTTATTGGTGATATCGGTACGGCACCCGTCGGAATCACGGAGTACTACTACGTTCAGGTGGGCACCGGAACATCCGGACCGCACTCCGGGGGAACACTGGGTGTGGCCGGGGGAAGTGTGGTTCGTAATACCGGAGGCACCGGTCCCAACAACGGTATTCAAATCGGTGATGTCGTGTCGTCCGTGTTTACCGATGCCATTGTAACTCTGGGAGGACTCACACCATCTAATGCCCTGACTTCCGGAAACCTGGGCTTCACCACTAATGCCATTTCCGGAACGTTGTCTCACGAAATTGGACACACTGTTTCCCTTTCACATATCGACAAAGCCGGGTCTGTCCAGCCGACCGGCGGTGCCTCCCCGATCATGGGCACCGGGGCCATCGATCTTCCCAACAACGACCGTATCGGTGACCGCGAATTTTCGCTGTCGGGGACAGACAGTCAAAACGCCGGAGCCGCCGTTTTTCATATCCCGCAGCTTGTGGGCTCTGTCGGCCTGCATTCCACCGGAGCGGTAAACACCGCTGAAATTCGGGGACAAAAATGGAACGATCTGGACGGTGACGGCGTCCGCGATGCCAATGAACCTCCCCTGAATGGCTGGACAATTCAGTTGTTTAACAGCGGCGGCGCACTGGTGGCAACTCAGGTGACAGCCGATGTGGACCTGGACAGCAGCGGGACCATCGACGCCCAGACAGAAAGTGGAATCTATGTATTCACAGAACTTGCCGCGGGATCTTACTCCGTTAACGAAGTGCAGCAGCCCGGGTGGACTCAGACGGCACCGATCAGTACTGACGTCTTCGTTCAGGATTTTGAAACAGGACTCGGTGCGAATGAAACCGTTGCGGGAAGCTTTTCCATCAATGCCTCGAATGCCCCGCTGAATAACGGCACTCAGATGATGGGACACTCCGCCAACTACGGGGCAACCGACTATTCGTTCTATGAAATCTCTTTAGATTTAACAGGGCAAAACGATGTTCGACTGCAGTTCGACTATGTCGCCCATATCGAAAACACGTTCGACGGTTTCAACGTCCAGGCAAGTTCTGGAGCCATCAATCCTCCGGGCGATCTGCTCAGTCCATTGGCGGGAATGACTTACGACACATTGAGTGCTAATTTCGGTCTCGTACCGCAAATTGGAACCTCCGGTTATGACAGCAACGAAGCCCTCGATACAGGTCAGGCCGTGTTTGATCTTTCCGCTTTCGATGGGCAAACAGTGAACGTACGTCTACAGTTTGGAAGTGACAGCAGCGTCAGCAATCCCGGGATCAACCTGGATGACATTCGGGTGTTTGAAAACGTCGCGTCCGGAACACATGCCGTGACACTCACAGCGGGCCAGCAGGCCACCGGTCTGGACTTTGGAAATCAACAACAGGGACAGAACAACGGCGAAATACGCGGACAAAAATGGAACGATCTGGACAACGATGGAGTGCGTGACGCAGCCGAACCGGGACTTAACGGCTGGGTAATCCAGTTGTTTGACAACGGCGGCACACTTCTGGCGACACAGACCACTGTTGACGTTGATCTGGACAGTAGTGGAACCATTGATCCCGTTACGGAAAGCGGTCTGTATGCGTTTACCGGACTTGCGGCGGGGAGCTACACGGTTGACGAAGTTCAACAGACAGGATGGACTCAGACTTCTCCCATCCCCGCCCCGCTGACCTCATACGCCTCCGGTTCGGCGACCCTCGATCTGCACACAGCTGTTCAGGACAACGTCGGCGCCCGGACCACCTATCGCGGACTGCGATACCAGCCAACAGCAACAACTCCCGAAGCCGCAGCCCGTGAATTTCTGGCCAACCACAGCGCCCAGCTAAATGTGCAGGCTGCCCCGGACAGTCTGCAGTTGGTGGAAGTCAAACACGGACTCGCCGGCACCTACACCCGATTTCAGCAAATCCATCAGGGACTTCCTGTCTACGGCGCGCACGTGACCGTTAATCAGGGATCCGATGGCACAGTGCAAACGGTACACACCAGCTATGCTTCAGGAAAACTTCCTGTTCGGGCTAACACAGCTCTCACTGCAGTGGCTGCGGAGGATGTGGCGGCCGATACGGCCGGTGTCACCGAGACCTATCTCTCCACCACTTCGGAACCGGTCTGGTTTCGACATCAGGATGGCAGCATTCGTCAGGCATGGCGAACCATGACTTATTCGGCTGCACCACTGGCCGATTTCCTGACCCTTGTTGATGCGCAGACCGGCGAAGTTCTGCTGCGGGAAGACAGGATGGCGCATGTGGATGGAACCGGTCATGTGTACGAAGCAAATCCATGGCAATCCCAGGGCAATGGCACAAATCTCGTTGACAACAATGACGCGAATAATCCCACACTGGAAGCTCAGCGAGTCACCGTGACGCTGCAGGGGCTCAACCCGGTGACAGGCCCGGGTACGGGCCTGTTGGTAGGTGAATTTGTCGACCTGGCCACACTGAACAGCCCCTTTCTGCCGGACATCGACGCTAATGAAATGTCCAGAGTCTATAATTACACTCGAGATGATGACCGCTTTGAGCAGGTAGTGATCTACCATGCAGTGGATTCGGTCCAGCGATATTTTCATTCGCTGGGTTTCGACGATGACACGGGTGTTGCCAACGGGATTCGTGATTTCCCAACTCTGGCCAATGCACACTGGGACACAAACGATAATAGTTTCTATTCCACCGGTAACGATGCGATTCATTTTGGTGACGGTGGTGTCGACGATGGAGAAGATACTGATATTGTCCTCCACGAGTACGGGCATGCTGTTCAGCATGACCAGAATGCCAACTGGGGTGGTGGCGAGATGGGTGCCATGGGAGAAGGCTTCAGCGATTATCTCGCCGCCAGTTTCTATGCCTCCGTCGGGGACCCGGTGTTTCAGAACAGCCACGCCGCTGCTGTCGGAGAGTGGGATGCCACATCCTACAGCTCAGACAACCCACCAAACTTAAGACGCGTAGACGGAACAAAAATCTACCCAACAGATCTCGTTGGTCAGGTCCACGCTGACGGGGAAATCTGGTCACGTGCCCTTTGGGATATCCGAGCGGCCATCGGTGCCACCACCGCCGACAAGGTCATTCTTGAATCTCACTTCGGACTCCCCGCCAATTCTACGATGCCGGATGGAGCACAGGCCGTTCTGCAGGCCGATGTGAATATCAATTCAGGAGCTAATGCGGCCGCTATCCGCAGTGCGTTTGTGGATCGAGGTATTCTTTCAGCTTCTGCCGTTCCAGGAACTGTCACACTGAATGCCGAGTCATATACAGTCGGCAGTTCCGTAACCGCAACCGTGACTGACTCCGACGTCACCGACCCCACACTGAATGTCGACATTTCCTCGAGCGGCTTTGACAGCGAATTCATTACGCTGACCCAGCAAAGTGCGGGTGTCTACAGCGGCAGCATCAACACATCATCCACCGGCACGGCGGGGGACGGGACACTCAACCTGGCAGTTGGAGATATCATCACGGTCACCTACCAGGACGCCGACAGCGGCGGCGGAACACCCGCCGCTGTAACTGACACCGCTACGATTGTCGCTGTATCTGCCAACCATACAGTGGTCCTGACTGCCGGACAGGTGGTAACAGGCCGGGACTTCGGAAATCATCAGGCAAATCAGAACACCGGTGAAATTCGTGGACAAAAATGGAACGACCTGGATGCTGACGGTGTGCGGGATCCCGGGGAACCAGGCCTGAACGGCTGGGTGATTCAACTGTTTGATAACGGTGGCACACTCCTCACCACACAAGTCACGGCCGATTCAGATTTAGACAACAACGGCACGATTGACCCGGAAACAGAACGAGGTTTATACACCTTCAGCGGACTGGCCGGCGGCACATATACAGTCAGTGAAGTTCAGCAGCCAGGCTGGACACAAACTTCTCCCTCCGGAGGCGGGTCAAGCGACCCTAACGGATTCAATGTCACCAAATTGAGTCAGTTTGACCTGTCTGCTTTTTCCGGCGGTAATACCTCAGGAAATGACATCACCGGATACGTCTCTCCGTCCGGTCGTGAATACGCGATTATCGGTCTGTCGCACGGCACAGGTTATGTTGAGGTTACAAATCCTGCCAGTCCCTCCATTGTGGCTTTTGTTCCCGGACCGGATGAAGGACTGCCGGCGACCACGCACCACGAAACAGCTGAAAGCCATGTGCACCTGAACAAAGGTGCTTCAACGTGGCGTGACATTAAGACATTCGCTCAACATGCGTATATTACCAACGAAACATCGGGTGGGCTGCAGATTGTCGACCTCACACAAATCGACACCGGAATCGTCACCAGTGTGGGCACACTCACCGACAGCGGACTGCAGACAGCCCACAACATCGCAATTAACCCCGACAGCGGATTTGCTTATCTGCTGGGAGCCAACATTGCCGCAGGTGGCCTGGTGGTGGTGGATGTGGCTACGAACCCGGCTGCACCCACCATTGTTGGCACCTGGAGTGAACGTTATCTGCACGACGCGGAAATCGTCAGTTACACCACGGGCCCGTCGGCCGGACGCGAAATCGTTTACGGATTTGCAGAAACCGAAGGACTCAAAGTAATTGATGTCACGAACAAGGCCGCCATGGTCACACTGGCCACTGTTCCTTATCCCAATGTGACTTACTCCCATTACGGCACGCTCAGCACCGACCAACAGCACCTGTTTATCAATGATGAACTGGACGAACAAAACAACACCAATGTTTCCACAACCACGACTTACGTGTTTGACATTTCCACTCCCGCCACACCGGCCTTTTTAAGCTCGTTCACAAACGGCAACACAGCCATCGATCATAACCTCGAAACTCGTGGCAACTTTCTGTTCGAAGCAAATTACACAAGTGGCCTGCGTGTGTTTGATGTTTCTGATGTGAACAATGTCCAGGAAACCGGTTACTACGACACCTTTCCCGCAAGTGATGCCACAGAATTTAACGGCGCATGGGGGGTCTATACAGACCTGCCCAGTGGGGTTGTGCTGGTCTCTGATTTCAACTCCGGTTTGTTTGTGCTGGATGTAACACAGGCCACAACAGGCACCCCACTGGCCTCCAGTACCGTTGTGCACGAGTTCGGCAGCGAAACGGGTCACACACACGGGGACGGAACTGTCCATTCCCATACCGAAGGCGGTACGCCACACGAACATTCACACGAAACCGAACACGAGCACGCCGACGGAACAACTCACTCCCATCCCGAAGAAACAACATCACACGAACACTCGCACGAAACCGAACACGAGCACACCGACGGAACAACTCACTCCCATCCCGAAGAAACAACATCACACGAACACTCGCACGAAACTGCGAAACAAGCTGCGGCGGATCCTCACGGACACGATCACGACCACTACCTTGCAGCGCCCTACTACGTGCCACCACGTCAAGCTCTGATAAACCCTGACGAATGGCTCTCTGATACGACTGCAGGCGCACCGCTCGAGACTGCCATGACGTACCTGCAGTCGCAGGCAGGTCAGTTAGGACTAACAGCGTCAGAACTGAATCAGTACGTGGTCACAGATCAGTACCGCACGGAGAGTCTGGGGGTTACGCACATTTATCTCCGACAACTACACGGCGGCCTGCCCGTGATCGGTGCAGATATCAACATTAACGTGAGTGATTCCGGCCAGGTACTGAACGCCTACAGTGCATTCATCGGTGGACTGGGTACCGCAGATACGCCCTCACCGGCATTGTCCGCAGAGCAGGCACTACAGGCGATGGCCGGCGAACTGGGGCTGTCAACAGACGTCATCCCAATAATGCTGGATTCAGCTTCCGACACCGCTCGATCATCGACTCTGCTGGCCAACGAGATCGCCCGCTCCCCGGTTTCAGCTGAACTTGCCTACGTGCCAAACTCAGCAGGTGGAGTGCGTCTGGCGTGGAAATTAAATTTAGAAACCGTAACCGGCGACCACTGGTTCGACGGCAGCGTGACCGCTGACACCGGCGAAATGGCGGGGCTGACAGACTGGGTCAAGCATGCTACGTACAACGTCTATGCAGTCCCTAAGGAAAGCCCAAGTGACGGCGGACGCTCTCTGGAAGTCGATCCCGCCGACACCACGGCGTCTCCGTTTGGCTGGCATGACACCGATGGTATCAGTGGAGCTGAGTTCACAATCACCCGAGGCAACAATGTTACTGCGTACGCAGACAGAGATGACGACAACGTACCTGACTCCGGCTCCCAGCCGGACGGGACGTCTTCACTAGCATTCAATTTCCCGGTAGATCTGGGCCTGGCACCGTCGACTTATCAGGACGCTGCCGTCACCAATCTGTTTTACTGGAACAACATTCTGCACGACGTACACTATGCTTATGGCTTCAATGAAGCAGCGGGAAATTTCCAGACCAACAACTATGGCAACGGAGGCACAGGGGGTGACGCCGTTCAGGCAGAGGCCCAGGACGGCGCCGATGTGGGCAACGCCAACAATGCCAATTTTGCCACCCCGCCCGATGGTTCTGCGCCACGAATGCAGATGTATACCTGGACCGCACCAACTCCCGATCGGGACGGAGATTTTGACAACGGGATCATTATCCATGAGTACGGTCATGGTGTCTCCAATCGCCTGACCGGTGGACCATCAAATGCCGGAGCCCTGAATGCCCAACAAAGCAGTGGCATGGGAGAAGGCTGGTCTGACTGGCACGGTCTGATGCTCACACAGATTGCCACCGACACAGCTAATGACGGCCGCGGGATAGGCACCTACGCGCTTAATCAGCCTACCACCGGCACCGGGATCCGAACCCAACGTTATTCGTATGACACGACGGTCAACACACACACCTACGGATCCATTTCCAGCGGACTTTCAGTGCCGCATGGCGTCGGGGAAGTCTGGGCCACCACACTTTGGGATTTAAACTGGGCACTGATCGGCGGCAGTTCTCTGGATCTGAATCTCCCTAACGTTGGTCTGGGTTTCGATCCCGATTTCATCAACGGCACCGGCGGCAACAACCTCGCGATGCAGCTGGTCATGGACGGCATGAAGCTGCAGCCGTCGAACCCCACATTTCTTGACGCTCGGGACGCGATACTGGCTGCCGATCAGGCGGCCAACGGCGGAGCCAATCAGGACACAATCTGGAGAGTCTTCGCACGTCGCGGAATGGGATTCAGTGCCAATGACGGCGGCAGTGCCAACACTCTGGCCGTCACTGAAGCGTTTGACCTGCCGGCGACCAGCACCGGAACCATCGAGCTCAACGCTACTTCCTACGAGGTCGGGACCAGTGTCGGAATAACGGTACGGGACATCGATCTGTCAGTTTCAGCATCCAACACGATTACGTTAATCAGCTCTGGAGGTGACACAGAAACCGTAACTCTCACATCCGCGGGTATGGGCGTCTTTACCGCAACTGTGGGCACCAGCGCCAGCGGATCTACGGAAGATGGTACACTCAATGTACTCGCCGGAAACACAATCACAGCGACCTATAATGACGCAGACAACGGCAGCGGCACAGCCGCCGTTGTGACCGACACCGCCAGTGTGGTGTCATTTGTTAACGTCTTCGTGCAGGACTTTGAGTCCGGATTAGGCGGAAACGAGTCTATTTCCGGTACTTTCGTGATCAACAATACGAATACCACACTAAATAACGGGACCCAAATGATGGGTCACCCCGGTCCGGCCTACGGCAACAACGAATATTCTTTTTATGAACTGACGGTGAATCTCGCCGGATTCACAGGCAACCAGCTGGAATTTGACTATGCCGGACACATAGAAGCCAGCTGGGATGGCTTCAATGTCCAGGCCAGCACAGCGACCATCTCTCCGCCTGGAAATTTAATTAGCCCTGTATCAGGGCTGCCCTATGGCACACTGAATTCCGGAGCGGTTGCTCAACTGGGCACCACGGCCTATGACAGCGGAGGGTCCGTGAACACCGGTACCGCAGTATTCGACCTATCAGCTTTTGATGGTCAAACTGTGAATCTCAGACTGCAGTTTGGCAGCGATGGTACTGTGACGCAACCAGGGATTAACATCGACAATCTGCGAATTCGGGCCACCGGCACTGATGGAACTCCTCCATCCAACCAACCCCCCACACTGGACGCCATCACCGCAGTCACAATTCAGGACAACGCTGGTCTGCAGACCGTCTTGTTCACCGGCGTCACTGCGGGAACCGGTGAAACCCAGCCATTGGCCGTGTCGGTCATCAGCAGCAACACAACCGTCGTGCCAACGCCGACTGTAAATTACACAACTCCCGACACATCAGGCACTCTCACTTTTTCTCCTGTCTCCGGACAGACCGGAACCTCCAACATCACGGTCACGGTGACCGACGGCGGTCCGGACGGTGATCTGGCAACCACCGCTGACAACGCCACTGTAAGCCAAAGCTTCGTGGTGACGGTCATCCCTTCGGGTGGCGGTACTCCCGGAACTCAATCGGTCACCCTCATCACCGGACAGATTATCAGTGGAATTGATTTCGGTAATCACAACGATGCCCCCACTGCCAATGCGGGTCCGGATCAGAATGTCAACGAAGGAGACGTCGTCACCCTCGACGGTTCCGCCTCCACCGATCCTGAGTCTCAACCACTCACTTTTGCATGGACTCAGACAGCCGGTACCGCGGTCACACTCTCCGACGCAGCAGCAGCCCAGCCAACCTTCACTGTTCCGGACCTCCTGAACGGCGAAACCCTCACCTTCCAGCTGGCGGTTTCCGACGGTGTCAACAATTCTGTCGCTGATGATGTGGCCATCACCGTCTCAGCCGATAACGATGCCCCCACTGCCAATGCGGGTCCGAATCAGAATGTCAACGAAGGAGACGTCGTCACCCTCGACGGTTCCGCCTCCACCGATCCTGAGTCTCAACCACTCACTTTTGCATGGATTCAGACAGCCGGTACCACGGTCACACTCTCCGACGCAGCAGCAGCCCAGCCAACCTTCACTGTTCCGGAACTCCTGAACGGCGAAACCCTCACCTTCCAGCTGACAGTTTCCGACGGTGTCAACAATTCTGTCGCTGACGATGTGGCCATCACCGTCAACGTCATTCCGCCACATTCCGGTGCACAAATCGTGGACAACAGCGATCCGGACTTTTCAATTGAAAGCGGGTCATGGACCGAACGTAACGGATCCGGTGGCGCAGCAGATACCTACCGGTTCTCAGCCCCCGGCGGCGGTAACGGAGTGGTCAGCTGGACATTCAATAATCTGGAACTCGGAACTCTGTATCGAGTATCAACCACATGGACGCCTCATCCCAACCGTGCCACTAATGCTCCGTATACCATCCTTGACGGGGCTAACGTCCTCTCCACCGTACCTGTCGATCAGCAACAGACACCATCCGGCAGTCCGGATCTCACCGATCTGGGAGTCTCCTGGCAAAACCTCGCCGGACCATTCCTGACCAACAGCGGAACACTGACCGTACAGTTGACCAATGCCGGTGACGGATACGTCATAGCTGATGCGGTTCGCATCGAAAGAACCAGCAATCCCTCAGTTGGACCTGAAATTAACGTCCTGGATGATCTGCTGTCGATCACTGACGGATCAGGTAATGTCTCCTTTGGTACCACCACCACCGGTTCACCCGTCAATAAAACATTCACCGTCAGAAATGTTGGAACCTCCGATCTCACACTGCAACCCGTAACAGTTCCCGCCGGTTTCACCGTCATCGGTAATATCGCTCCGAATACGGTTGTCGCCGCAGGCGCTCAGACGACATTCACCGTACAGCTCGATGCAACGACCAATGGTAATTTCAACGGACTGCTTTCTATCGCCAATGATGACGGTGATGAAAATCCCTTTGACTTCAACATTAACGGCACCGTCATCACCTCCGTCCCCGTCAGTATCGTGGACAACAGCGATCCGGACTTTTCAATTGAAAGCGGGTCATGGACCGAACGTAACGGATCCGGTGGCGCAGC